A DNA window from Sphingopyxis macrogoltabida contains the following coding sequences:
- the pstB gene encoding phosphate ABC transporter ATP-binding protein PstB encodes MTQDDLTITDPKMKAHGVDVFYGEKQAIKDVSIDVGTDLVTAFIGPSGCGKSTFLRSLNRMNDTVASAKVTGRIELDGEDIYAPSMDVVQLRARVGMVFQKPNPFPKSIYDNVGYGPRIHGLAPSKAELDVIVERALVRAGLWDEVKDRLGESGTALSGGQQQRLCIARAIAVDPEVILMDEPCSALDPIATAKIEELIHELRGKYAIVIVTHNMQQAARVSQRTAFFHLGTLVEYGKTTDIFTNPRQERTKDYITGRYG; translated from the coding sequence ATGACCCAAGACGACCTGACCATTACCGATCCCAAGATGAAGGCGCACGGCGTCGACGTTTTCTATGGCGAGAAACAGGCGATCAAGGATGTGTCGATCGACGTCGGCACCGACCTCGTCACCGCCTTCATCGGTCCGTCGGGCTGCGGCAAGTCGACCTTCCTGCGTTCGCTGAACCGGATGAACGACACCGTCGCCAGCGCGAAGGTGACCGGCCGGATCGAGCTCGACGGCGAGGATATCTATGCGCCGTCGATGGACGTCGTGCAGCTCCGCGCCCGCGTCGGCATGGTTTTCCAGAAGCCGAACCCCTTTCCCAAGTCGATCTATGACAATGTCGGCTATGGCCCGCGCATCCACGGCCTTGCGCCGTCGAAGGCCGAGCTCGACGTGATCGTCGAGCGCGCGCTGGTCCGCGCCGGGCTGTGGGACGAGGTCAAGGACCGGCTCGGCGAGAGCGGCACCGCCTTGTCGGGCGGGCAGCAGCAGCGCCTGTGCATCGCGCGCGCCATCGCGGTCGACCCCGAAGTCATTTTGATGGACGAGCCCTGCTCGGCGCTCGACCCGATCGCCACCGCGAAGATCGAGGAGCTGATCCACGAACTGCGCGGCAAATATGCGATCGTCATCGTCACGCACAACATGCAGCAGGCGGCCCGCGTGTCGCAGCGCACCGCCTTTTTCCACCTCGGGACGCTGGTCGAATATGGCAAGACCACCGATATCTTCACCAACCCGCGGCAGGAACGCACCAAGGACTATATCACCGGGCGATATGGGTGA
- a CDS encoding putative quinol monooxygenase, with product MILITGHVILTPEHRGRMIALGAGHSARSRSEPGCLAHNCHIDVENPDRLMFVEEWESVDAVRAHFALPAARGFVAEMRALSPTPPAIRIYAAEDITAKLMG from the coding sequence ATGATCCTCATCACCGGCCACGTCATCCTCACCCCCGAGCATCGCGGGCGCATGATCGCGCTCGGCGCCGGACATAGCGCGCGGTCGCGGTCCGAGCCGGGGTGTCTGGCGCATAATTGCCATATCGATGTCGAAAACCCCGACCGGCTGATGTTCGTCGAGGAGTGGGAGAGCGTCGACGCGGTGCGCGCCCATTTTGCGCTGCCCGCCGCGCGCGGCTTCGTCGCCGAGATGCGCGCGCTGTCGCCGACGCCGCCGGCGATCCGCATCTATGCGGCGGAGGATATCACCGCGAAGCTGATGGGGTAA
- the phoB gene encoding phosphate regulon transcriptional regulator PhoB, which yields MPQPDLLLIEDDEAIAELIVWHFAREGFSVRQTPDGEQALVLVEERVPDIVLLDWMIESLPGIEVCRRLRRNPKSANVPIIMLTARGEEEDRIRGLETGADDYVTKPFSPRELVARVQAVLRRLRPALAGEMLSYADIELDSVAHKVVRAGQIVAMGPTEFRLLRHFMEHPGRVFSRGQLLDSVWGQDSDIELRTVDVHIRRLRKAINLPGTADIIRTVRSAGYALDAGKG from the coding sequence ATGCCGCAGCCCGACCTGCTGCTGATCGAGGATGACGAGGCGATCGCCGAACTCATCGTCTGGCACTTCGCCCGCGAAGGCTTTTCGGTTCGCCAGACCCCCGACGGCGAACAGGCGCTGGTCCTCGTCGAGGAACGCGTCCCCGATATCGTCCTGCTCGACTGGATGATCGAAAGCCTACCGGGCATCGAAGTCTGCCGGCGCCTGCGCCGCAACCCGAAGTCGGCGAACGTCCCGATCATCATGCTCACCGCGCGCGGCGAGGAGGAGGACCGCATTCGCGGCCTCGAAACCGGCGCCGACGATTATGTCACCAAGCCGTTCAGCCCGCGCGAACTGGTCGCGCGCGTCCAGGCGGTGCTCCGTCGCTTGCGCCCCGCGCTCGCCGGCGAGATGCTGAGCTATGCCGACATCGAGCTCGATTCGGTCGCGCACAAGGTGGTACGCGCCGGCCAGATCGTCGCGATGGGCCCGACCGAGTTCCGCCTGCTCCGCCATTTCATGGAGCATCCGGGCCGCGTCTTCTCGCGCGGGCAGTTGCTCGACAGCGTCTGGGGCCAGGACAGCGACATTGAACTCAGGACCGTCGACGTCCACATCCGCCGCCTGCGCAAAGCGATCAACCTGCCTGGCACCGCGGACATCATCCGCACAGTGCGTTCGGCGGGCTATGCGCTGGATGCCGGCAAGGGCTGA
- a CDS encoding P-loop ATPase, Sll1717 family, with protein sequence MSIPVKNIKFGEIDAKNEVFEQGRTGSHVFKNSFQIPPGIDIQKLTSGAKYFIHGQKGCGKTAHLLYLKSILDESNCKTKTILFKSGITEPERQRIATGQGFQIVQQNDIPIIEYDYKINWLWYIYRNLLREVADDQVFEGKETLTALKKLLGVYAETSTSFLSDLTTKRIKAHAKAGIAAGPFTGEIGAEIEAVSRNDENIEIEIIEIVERHIRKVKIFPNRRTALLFDELELFWNKTDQRSRDLFLIRDLLYAVSRCNQTFGMDTAALMVAACVRSEVLHEVNRVGPEISRDVDDFGVRVNWNVTIENEDQPILRIVEAKINASEIESDEEPTPVEEIWGKYFPKSAFGRKFKQYILDNAMFKPRNIVNMLTLARDLRPDDRSISLASIDQVQLEFSKRTWREIEEELSGEYSAEEVSAIKSTLIGFASEFDIPKLQKRMENLAKFDPNVHSFTTKYKAFDMITSLYRVGAIGNLYFVGSGKKEIRFGWIFRDNYDPLYDKKFMVHESLRKFLQLSFRPEGRK encoded by the coding sequence ATGAGTATACCTGTCAAGAACATCAAATTTGGCGAGATAGACGCTAAGAATGAAGTTTTTGAACAAGGCAGAACTGGGAGCCATGTTTTCAAAAATTCTTTTCAGATTCCACCAGGTATCGATATACAAAAACTTACAAGCGGTGCAAAATATTTCATTCACGGGCAAAAGGGATGCGGAAAAACGGCACATCTTCTGTATCTAAAATCAATTTTGGATGAATCAAACTGCAAAACAAAAACCATACTATTCAAATCTGGGATAACCGAACCCGAACGACAAAGAATTGCCACAGGACAGGGATTTCAAATAGTACAGCAGAATGATATTCCAATAATAGAATATGACTACAAAATAAATTGGCTTTGGTATATATACAGAAACCTTCTTCGTGAGGTTGCTGACGATCAAGTTTTCGAGGGAAAAGAAACCCTGACAGCACTCAAGAAACTGCTAGGAGTTTACGCCGAAACGAGCACGTCCTTTTTGTCGGACTTGACAACCAAACGCATCAAAGCCCACGCAAAAGCAGGAATTGCGGCAGGACCATTTACTGGAGAAATTGGCGCCGAAATTGAAGCCGTTAGCAGAAATGATGAAAATATAGAAATAGAAATTATAGAAATAGTTGAAAGACACATCAGAAAGGTAAAGATTTTTCCGAACCGTAGAACGGCACTCCTTTTTGACGAACTGGAGTTATTCTGGAATAAAACGGACCAAAGATCGAGAGATTTGTTTCTTATACGGGACCTCCTCTATGCAGTATCTCGCTGCAACCAGACTTTTGGCATGGATACAGCAGCGCTGATGGTGGCCGCTTGCGTCCGCTCAGAAGTGCTTCATGAAGTTAATCGAGTAGGGCCTGAAATAAGCAGGGATGTTGATGATTTCGGCGTCCGGGTCAACTGGAACGTAACGATCGAGAACGAAGATCAACCCATTCTTCGGATTGTGGAAGCCAAGATTAATGCATCTGAGATAGAATCCGATGAAGAGCCGACACCAGTAGAAGAGATATGGGGTAAATACTTTCCTAAAAGCGCGTTCGGAAGAAAGTTTAAGCAGTACATTTTAGACAATGCAATGTTCAAGCCTAGGAACATTGTTAACATGCTGACACTTGCTAGAGACCTTCGGCCGGACGATCGGTCGATATCCCTCGCCTCCATCGATCAGGTGCAGCTCGAATTTTCAAAGCGCACTTGGCGAGAGATAGAAGAAGAACTGTCAGGAGAATACTCAGCAGAGGAAGTTTCCGCAATTAAATCAACGCTCATTGGCTTCGCGTCTGAGTTTGACATTCCTAAGCTACAAAAAAGAATGGAAAACCTTGCTAAGTTTGACCCAAATGTTCATTCTTTTACTACAAAGTACAAGGCTTTTGACATGATAACTTCGCTTTACAGAGTTGGAGCAATAGGCAACCTTTATTTTGTTGGCAGCGGCAAGAAAGAGATTAGATTTGGATGGATATTTCGTGATAACTACGACCCCTTGTACGACAAGAAATTCATGGTGCACGAATCTCTTCGTAAATTCTTGCAACTCTCCTTCCGACCCGAAGGTCGCAAGTGA
- the pstC gene encoding phosphate ABC transporter permease subunit PstC — translation MTFNAAALLLLIAGLALMGWLAGRARSSLLAGRAGTKLHSRPQYHGWYVALWLFAPAALFLAVWSSVSPALITNQVLTSEAAQSLPSFGFERGAILSDARSVAEGKQAAVRLPAAAPLVKPYSDATHRYAWIGIAAMLALALAGGLYAFTRIRPDFRARTRVEKIVMLFLLLASLVAILTTFGIVLSLLFESIRFFRLVSPAELLFGTTWAPTSGAPQPGTFGGIPLFWGTVLIGTIIAMIVAIPIGMMTAVYLTQYAAPTVRKWVKPLLEILAGVPTVVYGYFAALTVAPALREFAVMLGIPNASTESALAAGIVMGVMIIPFVSSMADDSINAVPQAMRDGSLALGATPNETIRQVLIPAALPGVMGGILLAVSRAIGETMIVVMAAGLSANMTANPFASVTTVTAQIVKLLTGDQEFDSAKTLAAFALGLVLFLVTLLLNIVALRIVKKYREAYE, via the coding sequence GTGACCTTCAACGCCGCCGCCCTTTTGCTTTTGATCGCGGGTCTCGCGCTGATGGGCTGGCTTGCCGGCCGGGCGCGGTCGAGCCTGCTCGCCGGCCGTGCGGGGACCAAGCTCCACTCGCGTCCGCAATATCATGGCTGGTATGTCGCGCTGTGGCTGTTCGCCCCAGCCGCACTGTTCCTTGCCGTCTGGTCGTCGGTCTCGCCGGCGCTGATCACCAACCAGGTGCTCACGAGCGAGGCGGCGCAAAGCCTGCCGTCGTTCGGGTTCGAGCGCGGCGCGATCCTGTCGGACGCGCGCAGCGTCGCCGAGGGCAAGCAGGCCGCGGTGCGGCTGCCCGCCGCGGCGCCGCTAGTCAAACCCTATAGCGACGCGACGCACCGCTATGCGTGGATCGGCATCGCCGCGATGCTGGCGCTGGCGCTAGCGGGCGGGCTGTACGCCTTCACGCGCATCCGCCCCGATTTCCGGGCGCGGACGCGGGTCGAAAAGATCGTGATGCTGTTCCTGCTGCTCGCGTCGCTGGTCGCGATCCTCACGACCTTCGGCATCGTGCTGTCTTTGCTCTTCGAATCGATCCGCTTCTTCCGCCTCGTCTCGCCCGCCGAACTGCTGTTCGGCACGACATGGGCGCCGACGAGCGGCGCGCCGCAGCCCGGCACCTTCGGCGGCATTCCGCTGTTCTGGGGCACGGTGCTGATCGGTACGATCATCGCGATGATCGTCGCGATCCCGATCGGGATGATGACCGCGGTCTACCTCACCCAATATGCCGCGCCGACGGTGCGCAAATGGGTGAAGCCGTTGCTCGAGATCCTCGCGGGCGTGCCGACCGTCGTCTATGGCTATTTCGCCGCGCTGACCGTCGCCCCGGCCTTGCGCGAGTTCGCGGTGATGCTGGGCATTCCGAACGCCTCGACCGAAAGCGCGCTCGCCGCCGGTATCGTGATGGGCGTGATGATCATCCCCTTCGTCTCCTCGATGGCCGACGACAGCATCAACGCGGTGCCGCAGGCGATGCGCGACGGATCGCTGGCATTGGGCGCGACGCCGAACGAGACGATCCGCCAGGTGCTGATCCCCGCCGCGCTGCCCGGCGTGATGGGCGGCATATTGCTCGCGGTCAGCCGCGCGATCGGCGAGACGATGATCGTGGTGATGGCGGCGGGCCTCTCCGCCAACATGACCGCCAACCCCTTTGCCAGCGTCACCACGGTGACCGCGCAGATCGTCAAGCTGCTCACCGGCGATCAGGAGTTCGACAGCGCCAAAACGCTGGCGGCTTTCGCGCTCGGCCTCGTCCTCTTCCTCGTCACGCTGCTGCTCAACATCGTCGCGCTGCGCATCGTCAAAAAGTATCGTGAAGCTTATGAATAG
- the uvrA gene encoding excinuclease ABC subunit UvrA: MSLTHISVRGAREHNLKGVDVDLPRDALIVITGLSGSGKSSLAFDTIYAEGQRRYVESLSAYARQFLEMMQKPDVEHIDGLSPAISIEQKTTSRNPRSTVATVTEIYDYMRLLWARVGIPYSPATGEPISAQTVSQMVDRVMELPEGTRAYLLAPVVRGRKGEYRKELAQWQKDGFTRVRIDGEFYEIGDAPALDKKYKHDIEVVVDRIAVREGLGSRLADSFETALKLAEGLAYVDLADGPVPGREEEDTGGAMKGAGIPANRLIFSEKFACPVSGFTIAEIEPRLFSFNAPQGACPACDGLGERQEFDPDLVVPNHALSLKKGAVVPWAKSNPPSPYYMQVLESLGKAYGFDLTTPWQDLPGEVQLIILYGTGGKPVELTFKDGKRTYTTHKAFEGVIGNLNRRMLQTESAWMREELSKYQAAQPCETCHGARLRPEPLAVKIAGEDISMSAQRSVADALGWFSTLEAKLNDTQKQIAKAILKEINERLGFLNNVGLDYLNLNRTSGTLSGGESQRIRLASQIGSGLSGVLYVLDEPSIGLHQRDNDRLLATLKRLRDLGNTVIVVEHDEDAIRHADYVVDMGPGAGVHGGEIVAEGPLAEVLKNQKSLTAAYLTGAKKIEVPAHRRPGNGFDLVLKGARANNLQNVTAKIPLGTFTCVTGLSGSGKSSLIIDTLYASAARTLNGARMIAGPHDSLKGLEHCDKVIDIDQSPIGRTPRSNPATYTGAFTVIRDWFAGLPEAQARGYKPGRFSFNVKGGRCETCTGDGLIKIEMHFLPDVYVTCETCHGKRYNRETLEVKFKGMSIADVLDMTVEDAADFFKAVPAIRDKMAMLVRVGLGYIKVGQQATTLSGGEAQRVKLAKELSRRSTGQTLYILDEPTTGLHFEDVRKLLEVLQALVDQGNSVVVIEHNLDVIKTADWIVDLGPEGGVKGGEIVAAGTPEQVVKEKRSFTGQYLAPLLGK; this comes from the coding sequence ATGAGTCTCACCCATATTTCGGTGCGCGGCGCGCGCGAGCATAATCTGAAGGGCGTCGACGTCGACCTGCCGCGCGATGCGCTGATCGTCATCACCGGCCTGTCGGGCTCGGGCAAGTCGAGCCTTGCCTTCGACACCATCTACGCCGAAGGCCAGCGGCGCTATGTCGAGAGCCTGTCCGCCTATGCGCGCCAGTTCCTCGAGATGATGCAGAAGCCCGATGTCGAGCATATCGACGGGCTGTCGCCGGCGATCAGCATCGAGCAGAAGACGACGAGCCGGAACCCGCGCTCGACGGTCGCAACGGTAACCGAAATCTACGACTATATGCGCCTCCTGTGGGCGCGCGTCGGCATTCCCTATTCGCCCGCGACGGGCGAACCGATCAGCGCGCAGACGGTCAGCCAGATGGTCGACCGGGTGATGGAACTGCCCGAAGGAACACGCGCCTACCTGCTCGCCCCGGTCGTGCGCGGCCGCAAGGGCGAATATCGCAAGGAACTCGCGCAGTGGCAGAAGGACGGCTTCACCCGCGTCCGCATCGACGGCGAATTCTACGAGATCGGCGACGCCCCGGCGCTCGACAAGAAGTACAAGCATGACATCGAGGTCGTCGTCGACCGCATCGCGGTCCGCGAAGGGCTCGGCAGCCGGCTCGCCGACAGCTTCGAGACCGCGCTCAAGCTCGCCGAAGGGCTTGCTTATGTCGACCTCGCCGACGGCCCGGTGCCGGGGCGCGAAGAGGAAGACACCGGCGGCGCGATGAAGGGCGCCGGCATTCCCGCGAACCGGCTCATCTTCTCGGAGAAATTCGCCTGCCCGGTTAGCGGTTTTACCATCGCCGAGATCGAACCGCGGCTGTTCAGTTTCAACGCGCCGCAGGGCGCCTGTCCCGCCTGCGATGGCCTCGGCGAACGGCAGGAGTTCGACCCGGACCTCGTCGTCCCCAACCATGCGCTGAGCCTGAAAAAGGGCGCGGTCGTGCCATGGGCGAAATCGAACCCGCCTTCGCCTTATTATATGCAGGTGCTTGAAAGCCTCGGCAAAGCCTATGGCTTCGACCTGACGACGCCGTGGCAGGACCTGCCCGGCGAGGTCCAGCTCATCATCCTCTACGGCACCGGCGGCAAGCCGGTCGAGCTGACGTTCAAGGACGGCAAACGCACTTACACGACGCACAAGGCGTTCGAGGGCGTCATCGGCAACCTCAACCGCCGCATGTTGCAGACCGAAAGCGCGTGGATGCGCGAGGAACTCAGCAAATATCAGGCCGCCCAGCCGTGCGAGACCTGCCACGGCGCCCGCCTGCGCCCCGAACCGCTCGCGGTGAAGATCGCGGGCGAGGACATCAGCATGTCGGCGCAGCGCTCGGTCGCCGACGCGCTCGGCTGGTTCAGCACGCTCGAGGCGAAGCTGAACGACACGCAGAAGCAGATCGCCAAGGCGATATTGAAGGAGATCAACGAGCGGCTCGGCTTCCTCAACAATGTCGGGCTCGACTATCTCAACCTCAACCGCACCTCGGGCACGTTGTCCGGCGGCGAGAGCCAGCGCATCCGCCTCGCCAGCCAGATCGGCAGCGGGCTCAGCGGCGTGCTCTACGTCCTCGACGAGCCGAGCATCGGCCTTCACCAGCGCGACAACGACCGGCTGCTCGCGACGCTGAAGCGCCTCCGCGACCTCGGCAACACGGTGATCGTCGTCGAGCATGACGAGGATGCGATCCGCCACGCCGATTATGTCGTCGACATGGGCCCCGGCGCCGGCGTCCACGGCGGCGAGATCGTCGCCGAGGGCCCGCTCGCCGAGGTGCTCAAGAACCAGAAGAGCCTGACCGCCGCCTATCTCACCGGCGCGAAGAAGATCGAGGTGCCGGCGCACCGCCGCCCCGGCAACGGCTTCGACCTCGTGCTCAAGGGCGCGCGCGCCAACAACCTGCAGAACGTCACCGCGAAGATCCCGCTCGGCACCTTCACCTGCGTCACCGGCCTGTCGGGCAGCGGCAAGTCGAGCCTGATCATCGACACCCTCTATGCCAGCGCGGCGCGGACGCTCAACGGCGCGCGGATGATCGCCGGGCCGCACGACAGCCTGAAGGGGCTGGAGCATTGCGACAAGGTGATCGACATCGATCAGTCGCCGATCGGCCGCACCCCGCGCTCGAACCCCGCCACTTATACCGGCGCCTTCACCGTGATCCGCGACTGGTTCGCCGGGCTGCCCGAGGCGCAGGCGCGCGGTTACAAGCCCGGGCGGTTCAGCTTCAACGTCAAGGGCGGGCGCTGCGAGACCTGTACCGGCGACGGGCTGATCAAGATCGAGATGCACTTCCTGCCCGACGTCTATGTGACGTGCGAGACGTGCCACGGCAAACGCTACAACCGCGAAACGCTCGAGGTGAAGTTCAAGGGGATGAGCATCGCCGACGTGCTCGACATGACGGTCGAGGATGCGGCGGACTTCTTCAAGGCGGTGCCCGCGATCCGCGACAAGATGGCGATGCTCGTCCGCGTGGGCCTCGGCTATATCAAGGTCGGGCAACAGGCGACGACCTTGTCGGGCGGCGAGGCGCAGCGGGTCAAGCTCGCCAAGGAACTGTCGCGGCGCTCGACCGGGCAGACGCTCTACATCCTCGACGAGCCGACCACGGGCCTGCATTTCGAGGATGTAAGGAAGCTGCTCGAAGTGCTGCAGGCGCTCGTCGACCAGGGCAACAGCGTCGTGGTGATCGAGCATAATCTCGACGTCATCAAGACCGCCGACTGGATCGTCGACCTCGGCCCCGAAGGCGGGGTCAAGGGCGGCGAGATCGTCGCCGCAGGGACGCCCGAGCAGGTGGTGAAGGAAAAGCGCAGCTTTACGGGGCAGTATCTGGCGCCGTTGCTGGGGAAGTAG
- a CDS encoding substrate-binding domain-containing protein, producing MLQKFAPKVLGIAGAATCALALSACQDQASSGGGARDYISAVGSSTVYPFATAVGEKFAEATGNKTPKIDSTGTGGGFERFCAGVGGDTPDIANASRRIKKKEFDTCAKNGVKDIVEIQVGIDGIALGEAQRGPGFKLSEEDVYKALAANPYGKPNAAKTWKDVNPALPAVAISVFGPPSTSGTYDAFKELILGKGCDANPEMKALKDSDKEKHEATCTTLRGAPYYVEQGENDNLIISKLDKNPTSLGIFGFSYLDANKDKIKAVPVQGVSPTYAAIADGSYPGSRPLFIYVKKAHVGVVPGLAEYVAEFLKGAGEGGYLNAKGLIVSPKDIAATAAANGKGMTVLDGSVLK from the coding sequence ATGCTGCAGAAATTTGCTCCCAAGGTCCTGGGCATCGCTGGCGCCGCGACGTGCGCTTTGGCGCTTTCCGCGTGCCAGGATCAGGCCTCCTCGGGCGGCGGCGCGCGCGATTATATCAGCGCGGTTGGTTCGTCGACCGTCTATCCCTTTGCCACCGCGGTCGGCGAAAAGTTCGCCGAAGCGACCGGCAACAAGACGCCCAAGATCGACAGCACCGGCACCGGCGGCGGCTTCGAGCGCTTCTGCGCCGGGGTCGGCGGCGACACGCCCGACATCGCGAACGCATCGCGCCGCATCAAGAAGAAGGAATTCGACACCTGCGCCAAGAATGGCGTCAAGGATATCGTCGAAATCCAGGTCGGCATCGACGGCATCGCGCTGGGCGAAGCGCAGCGCGGCCCGGGCTTCAAGCTGAGCGAAGAAGATGTTTACAAGGCACTCGCGGCGAACCCCTATGGCAAGCCGAACGCCGCGAAGACGTGGAAGGACGTCAACCCCGCCCTTCCCGCGGTCGCGATTTCGGTTTTCGGGCCGCCGTCGACCAGCGGTACCTATGACGCGTTCAAGGAGCTGATCCTCGGCAAGGGCTGCGACGCCAATCCCGAGATGAAGGCGCTGAAGGACAGCGACAAGGAAAAGCATGAGGCGACCTGCACGACGCTGCGCGGCGCGCCTTACTATGTCGAGCAGGGCGAGAATGATAACCTGATCATCTCGAAGCTCGACAAGAACCCGACCAGCCTCGGCATCTTCGGCTTCAGCTATCTCGATGCCAACAAGGACAAGATCAAGGCGGTTCCGGTGCAGGGCGTTTCGCCGACCTATGCCGCGATCGCCGACGGCAGCTACCCCGGTTCGCGTCCGCTGTTCATCTATGTCAAGAAGGCGCATGTCGGCGTCGTCCCCGGCCTCGCCGAATATGTCGCCGAGTTCCTGAAGGGCGCCGGCGAAGGCGGTTATCTGAACGCCAAGGGCCTGATCGTGTCGCCGAAGGATATCGCGGCAACCGCCGCGGCCAACGGCAAGGGCATGACCGTGCTCGACGGGTCGGTGCTGAAGTAA
- the phoU gene encoding phosphate signaling complex protein PhoU translates to MAVTNDHTVKAFDEDLNRLRGLISEMGGRAEQALLQAMNALNNGDLDLAAQVVRDDKKIDALEAEVEQLTVQTIALRAPMADDLREMIAALKIVSVVERIGDYAKNIAKRVALMDQTRSIEAIPVLMSMSSIVAELVHDALDSFAARDAELAVRVTVRDKNVDDFYNSIFRTLVTFMMENPKYISESAHLLFVAKNLERMGDHATNIAEMVYYVVTGERMEERERGETPEGAASAEQEQG, encoded by the coding sequence ATGGCAGTTACCAACGATCACACCGTCAAGGCCTTCGACGAGGATCTGAACCGCCTGCGCGGGCTGATCAGCGAGATGGGCGGCCGCGCCGAACAGGCGCTGCTCCAGGCCATGAACGCGCTCAACAACGGCGACCTCGATCTCGCGGCGCAGGTCGTGCGCGACGACAAGAAGATCGACGCGCTCGAGGCCGAGGTCGAACAGCTTACGGTCCAGACGATCGCGCTCCGCGCGCCGATGGCCGACGACCTGCGCGAAATGATCGCGGCGCTGAAAATCGTCTCGGTCGTCGAGCGGATCGGCGATTATGCGAAGAATATCGCCAAGCGCGTCGCGCTGATGGATCAGACGCGCTCGATCGAGGCGATCCCGGTGCTGATGTCGATGTCGTCGATCGTCGCCGAACTGGTCCACGACGCGCTCGACAGCTTTGCGGCGCGCGACGCCGAACTCGCGGTGCGGGTGACCGTGCGCGACAAGAATGTCGACGATTTCTATAACAGCATCTTTCGCACCCTCGTCACCTTCATGATGGAAAATCCGAAATATATCTCGGAAAGCGCGCACCTGCTGTTCGTCGCCAAGAACCTCGAACGCATGGGCGACCATGCGACCAACATCGCCGAGATGGTCTATTATGTCGTCACCGGCGAGCGGATGGAGGAACGTGAGCGCGGGGAGACCCCCGAAGGCGCTGCGTCGGCGGAGCAGGAGCAAGGCTGA
- the pstA gene encoding phosphate ABC transporter permease PstA, which produces MNRQTTPTDWKGATMQKRIAGRYAAERRFKAVGLGAVLLSGAFLAFLLFVMVGNGVRGFTYTHVSVPVDFKAMPLTIDTARLGDADADQVIANAGLADIVAFAADEALGADGSKLISENAWKEVRSAIKADPELLKSKTVFELPASSEVDIAAKEGAKGALGAKVDALEKDGKLSTGIHWPFFKNADATDPAVAGIWGALKGSVLTIFIAFLIAFPTGVLAALYLEEYAAKNRWTDLIEVSINNLAAVPSIIFGLLALAVFINWFGLCQASPLVGGLTLALMTMPVIVIASRNAIKSVPPSIRDAALGVGASPVQVVFHHVLPLALPGILTGTIIGMARALGETAPLLLVGMRAFIGDVPGGICSPSTVLPMQIFLWSDEVDRGFVEKTSAAIIVLLIVLLSMNAFAIYLRNKFEKRW; this is translated from the coding sequence ATGAATAGGCAGACCACCCCCACCGACTGGAAGGGCGCGACGATGCAAAAACGCATCGCGGGCCGCTACGCCGCCGAACGCCGCTTCAAGGCTGTAGGGCTGGGCGCGGTGCTGCTCTCGGGCGCTTTCCTCGCCTTCCTGCTCTTCGTGATGGTCGGCAACGGCGTCCGCGGTTTCACCTATACGCATGTGTCGGTGCCGGTCGATTTCAAGGCAATGCCGCTGACGATCGACACCGCGCGGCTGGGCGACGCCGACGCCGATCAGGTGATCGCCAACGCCGGCCTCGCCGACATCGTCGCCTTTGCCGCCGACGAGGCGCTGGGCGCCGACGGGTCGAAGCTGATCAGCGAAAATGCGTGGAAGGAAGTGCGCTCGGCGATCAAGGCCGATCCCGAATTGCTCAAGAGCAAGACGGTGTTCGAGCTGCCCGCGTCGAGCGAGGTCGATATCGCCGCCAAGGAAGGCGCCAAGGGCGCTTTGGGGGCGAAGGTCGATGCGCTGGAGAAGGACGGCAAGCTGTCGACCGGCATCCACTGGCCCTTCTTCAAGAATGCCGACGCGACCGATCCTGCGGTCGCGGGCATCTGGGGCGCGCTCAAGGGATCGGTGCTGACGATCTTCATCGCCTTCCTGATCGCTTTCCCGACCGGGGTGCTCGCGGCGCTCTATCTTGAGGAATATGCGGCGAAGAACCGCTGGACCGACCTCATCGAAGTGTCGATCAACAACCTCGCCGCGGTGCCGTCGATCATCTTCGGCCTGCTCGCGCTCGCAGTGTTCATCAACTGGTTCGGGCTGTGTCAGGCGAGCCCGCTCGTCGGCGGGCTAACGCTGGCGCTGATGACGATGCCGGTGATCGTGATCGCCAGCCGCAACGCGATCAAGTCGGTGCCGCCGTCGATCCGCGATGCCGCGCTGGGGGTGGGCGCAAGTCCCGTGCAGGTGGTGTTCCACCATGTCCTGCCGCTCGCCCTGCCCGGCATCCTCACCGGCACGATCATCGGCATGGCGCGTGCGCTGGGCGAGACCGCCCCGCTGCTGCTCGTCGGCATGCGCGCCTTCATCGGCGACGTGCCGGGCGGCATCTGCTCGCCGTCGACCGTGCTGCCGATGCAGATCTTCCTCTGGTCGGATGAAGTCGACCGGGGCTTTGTCGAGAAAACCTCCGCCGCGATCATCGTGCTGCTTATCGTGCTGCTGTCGATGAACGCCTTTGCGATCTATCTTCGCAACAAATTCGAAAAACGCTGGTGA